GAAATTAATTCAGATGAGCTGGTGATTGAGTCGAAATCAATATGTTCGCCTGCAATTAGGATATTACCCTGCTCAGAAAGTATATTTGCACCGGTGACCTGAATTTGCCCTTCTGGCGCAAGAATTTGAACCCCTTGATCCCCAGATATTTCGCCGGTTATGGCCGTAGTGATGGCCGATGCGTCGATATCAACGAGTGGGTCACCAAAAAAGAGCGTGGGATTGGGCGTAAATGTCTCACTTGAAGAAGAAATTGTATATGTTGCTGCTTCTATGGAAATGTCGCCATTTTCTGAATTTAAACTTATAAATTCTGTCGTCGTTATTACAGGTGCCAAACCATAAATATCACCTTTAGCTGAGATTACGATATTGCCTGTTCCTGCAGCGTCTCGGAAATTTATAATTCCTTGGTCGGTTTCCGCCTCGGTAATTTCATTGATAGCAGCAGCATCCAGTTCTATGCGGCTAGCATAGTCTTGGTCATGAGCAGTGATTGAGACCCCAGCTAAAGGAGCTATATTATGTTCGCGTTCCCAAACTTTCTTATATTGGCAGGCGTTAAGAGGTAAATTATCACAGCCGCCGTCCCAACGCCATTCTTCACGAGTCAGATCTATGCCGTCTCTATTCGCGTTCAAGTTAACTGAACCAGCATTTATAATGACACCACCACCAGCTATTATCTTTGAAGATACCAAATTAAACTCTGACTCTTCGCCCGAAGAAACGATTCCTATGTCATTGGTTGCTGTGAGGACTGAAATTAAATTGGTATGGGTGGTTTTCACTTCAGAACCCCCGATGGCATCAAAGTCATAGGGATATTCATTGGGATCTGTAGTATCCCAGTATTTTTCCTCATAGACTGAAGTATAATAAGACGATACGTGGATATCACCTCCAGCCTGAATAAATAGATCGCCTAATATACCAAGGTCAGCACTGCCTTCCGCATCAAGACTGGAATGCGAAACAGTGATCGAACCTGCTGTAAACAACGATATAGCTGCGGCAGAGATTTGGACTTTATTATTATCCTCACCTTCATCATTTCTTCCGATCTTAATTTCGCCGCCTTCTACATCTGTAGTTTTAATAAACAATCGGTCAGAAGCATCTATCCAACCTTTGACCGAAACACTGCTGTCTGCGATCAGTGCAATCTTTCCACCAGTTATTGTGCCTGTGGTGATTGTTCCACCTGTTATGATAGTATCAGCCGTGCCCGATATTATTTCTCCAGTGCCGCTTTCGATGATGTCGGCAGAAATACGTACATCTCCGTTTTCTCCATCAATTAAGCCACTGTTTGTGATGGAGTTAGATCGCAGTAACTGATCCTCGTCATCTATTCCTCTGCCAAGATAAATTTTCCCACCGGCACCCCTTACAAGGCCACTTTCAGATATATTTATGGTTTCAGCAAAAAGCGCAGTGCCTTCGCCGCCGCGCACTTCGCGGTTCACGTTGATCGCTGAATCTCCACTAACTCGTACAACCAGGTGTTTTAAGGATAACAGGCTACCCAAGTTCGAAATGCTACCAGCTTCAACTGCGATTGCGCCCTCTGTTGAATTAACTTCACCCAAAGAGTCGAAGCTGTCAGTAACGACAATTGCATTTCCTGTACTTGTGGTCAAAATCCCATTGCTACCAATGGAAACAGCAGTGCCCGCAACCGGTTTTTCTTCATCATTAATCTCGGCCGCTAAAACAATGTCATCAACAGCTGATACATTCGAATTAACTATTATCTCATCTGCCAGCAACAAAGCTACACCACCGGCTGTTACATTAGAGCCTTCGAGCAGTGTGAGCGAGTTTTCAAGCATTAGGTTTACATTACCATCAACTGCATCATAGCTCATACCCCCGGAAAGGTCTGTTCCGGCAATCAAAATATCTCCTCCAGACATAATTTGGCTATTAGTAGCCTCAATATTGTCGGCGAAAATTATAACATCGTCGAGATTACTCGATATAGCGCTACTATTAATTTCAATATTTGACGCTCGTGCGATTGTATTATCATCATTAACATCGGCACCAAAAGCGATCATTCCGTCAGCTGTTACATCGCCTGTTAAACGAATGTCATCGCCAAACACGCTAGCGGTGATACCAGCTATTATTGCACCATCCAATTGCGCAATTTCTGCGCCGCGAATATCAATATAGCCATCCTCTGCCGAGAGCTCACCTAATTGCACGTTCCCATCAGCAAATACCCTGATATTGCCAGTTTTAGATTTCGCATTGCTAGAGTTTTCAATCACATTGCCAAAGAAAACAATATCACCGTTTGTAGTGAATAGGTCAGTGCGAATGTTTATGCTGTCTGCCTGGATGGGTACACTGTCCCCATCCTCATCGGGAGACTGTTCAACACTAGCAGCGAAAAGAATACCGCTTCCAGCCGTTACCGAAGATGTCAAAATGGGGCTTCGCGAAGCCTTGATGACCGGAGAAAGGATAGTGACGAATTCGTTAGCTGTAACATCGCCAGTTAGGTTTACCCATCTAGAAGCGGTGACGTAAACATCACCACCTTGGGCGTCAAGCTTTCCAAGATTTCTAGCGATTACGGAGTCTATAAGGACAGAGCCATTTAGTGCTGTATAGCTTCCTCTGTTGTCAACAGTGTTACCGCCAATCACGACATTACCATTTTTCGCCAGAATGGCACCACTCGAGCGAACGGCTCTCGCGTTGATCAAATTGTTCTCACTGTCCGCACCGCCTGACAGAACAATATGGTTTTCAGCTGTTACGGCAAAGTTGCCTGTTTCTATAACACCGCCCAGTAAAGTAAGCTGATCACCAGAGGTTATATCCTGAGTTAAGGTTACACCTGTACTGGCATCAATATGCAGTGATCCGCCGGCGTTCAGTTCTCCCATATTGTTGATCGTATCTGCTTTGATGGCGATACCACCTGACGTGTTTGAAAGACTACCGTGGTTGAAAATTTCATCTGCAACTACAACCAATTCACCTGCACTACTTGAAATTTGAGCTGAACTTTTAAAGTAACTAGCACCGGTCAAGCGAGTTTCGTCATCAAGTGATCCACCAATAAAGACATCTTTTGCCACAGTCAGATCATTTTCTGCCAGATCAAGCTTATCGCTCAAAAGGACTAGCTGATCACCGGTTGTGATATCTCCGCTATTTGTGATTTGTTTTCCGGCTGACATCATGACAAATCCATTAGTGGCGTTAATCTCAGCCGAATTTGTGATCTCGTCAGTCATGGAGAATTGAATAGAGCCTTCGGAGGTGGTCACAGAGCCTGTATTTACCAGCACATCGCCAATTGCAAAAATATTTCCGCTTGTAGATGTCAAATCAGCCGAATTGTTAATCTGTGATGCGTCTGACACCGCTCCAGTATCATCCATTCCACCGGCAATCAGAATGCCGTCGATGCCAGTTTTCCAAGCATCGCCAGATGCATTAAGGATGTCACTTAATACAACAATACCACTATGAGCAGTGATGTCTCCACTAACAGTAAGTGTATCATCAGCTGTTAGGTAAACCGAATCTGCGATTACTGCTGCTAAATCCCCTATCGTCGAGTCAACATGAACTGTGCCTTGTTCTGCTTTGAGGTAATGGGAATCAACATTATCGCCAATAATCGAGGCAGAACCTTCAAGGCTCGTAATGTAGCGGTGGTTAAGCACGGATCCGGCACGGATCATATTACCATCCTCATCAAAACCACCTGCAATGACCACATTGTCAACCGCTTTGATTTGGTTAAAATGGGGCGCAATTTCAGAAGTTTGGAAATCATTTGTTACAATCTGAATAGCTTCGTGGGATAATATACGACCTGAAAGTAACATGGAGTCAGAGGCTTTAACAAAGGTCGTACCTCCTCCCATGAGAAGGTTATGGAATGAGGCCATGGAATAAATATTTCGGACAGAAAGTGTGTCACTATCTATAACCACATTCCCGCGACTGGATCTAACATCAAGAATATTGATGTCATCGCTTGTAAGGATCACATCACCATTTTTTGAATGGACCTTGGCGTTTTCAGATGAAATAGTTGCCCCGCGCAATAGCACTTCATCATCAATAAGACCCCCATGCATGACAATCGATCCGTCCGCAATCAGGTCGGCATCTTCTAGCTGCGAGATCGCAGCAGATTGCACGACAATTCGGCCATCAATCTCAACCTGATTATGGAACTTGACAGATTTTTCACCTGTCAGGCGCAGATCACCTGTCTCAATCTCAATATCCCCAATGAGTGAAATGGTCTCAGCATTAAGCCCGATTCCATCGATCCCGCCTTTAATAAGATATGGCGTTTCTATATTAACTGCAGAAATCGCTACTCCACCCAGTTGGCCAATGATATCGCCGTTAATATTTAGATTTTGAGTGTACTCTAAATTACCCTCCTGATCCACAGACCCGGCAATCAGAATATTATTCTCTGCGATCACATCCCCAAAACCATTATCTTTAGTGACAATTGAGTCCGGAGCAAGCAGCTGGATGTCACTACCAGTCACACCGCGCATAATTTTGAGACTTCCCTTACCAATAGCAAGACTCACAAGTCCTTCGGGCGCTTTAAAAGCTCCCTGCCAGGCATTCTTGTTAACAATTTCTCCTACGTTGAAATATATGTTTCCGTTATTGGCAGTAAAATCTGTTGATCTTGTATCTCCAAGTCGGTCAGCCACAACCACAATATTACCAAGCTCAGAGGTAATATTACCAGCTGCGGAGCAGCAATGTTGGCTTGCAAAAACGGTGGTAGCCTCAATCGAATCATCCTCACCCCTTTTGGCAACAATCACTGAACCAACCGCGTCTATAGTCCCGCCGCCTTTTTTAGCGTTAATAAAACCATTGTCGCTAAATATAAGCACATCACCATCTGATTTAAGCGTCCCACCACCCTCAAGCAAAGAGACGCTTTCAAGAACAATTGTTCCCGCAGCATCAAGTGTAGTGCTCTGGTTCATCAATAGCTTATTGGCCGACAAGACAATGTTGCCATTTTCGAAACCCTCATTCATAAAGGTTGAAATGGTAGTTTTCTTGATATTTATTTCTTCAGCTGCACTCGCGTAGAAGCCGGAAAAAGTGTAATTACTATTTCCCAGATCGATATTCAGCGCTTCAAGGTCAATTACGCCTCCCACTTCCACCACTGAAAGGTCGTCATTAGTTTGCTCCAAAAGTTTGTCGTTGCTGAAGTCAAGATCTCCATCTGACTTTATACGAAAGTGTCCAATTGTGTTAGTGGATCCGTATTGAACGTTACCTCCGGTGAAAATAGCTATATCGCGCCCGGCCCACGCAGAATCGTAACTAACTTCGCCATTCGCCGCAATCATAGTTGATCCGGATGTCAGAACATTGCCCAGAACAACCTGATCTTCTAGAAATGCCGTGCCGTTGTCCCGCGTTGAAATCTCAAGATCACTTCCTTCAACTAAAACTATCGACCCAGTTTCAGAGTATTCGATAAGATCCAAGCCAACTGAAGCTTCATTCAGCATGACTCTTTCTGCAATGATGTTGGCTGATTCTTGTGAAATGAGGTTTAGGACCGAAACAGAGCTGTTCCCCGCGTTTATGGAAGTGCCTTTGCCCGAAAAAATCTCATCTGAAGTCAATCCATCTGTGACGTTCACCGTTGTGTTGCCCGCCCAGGTTTGCAAAGTGCTAGCGACAAGAGTACCAGCGTCTATCAAAAGTTCCTCATTGGCCTTAATCGTGTTTACAATGATGGAGTCATCGCCAGTTAGGTCGAGGCTTCCTCCACTTACAATTTTAAGTGCTGCAATATTTGTGGCTTCAATGCTGATGTCATCATTGGCGGCAACGGCCACAGCACCAAATGATGTTTTGACAATCGCATCAACCGTTCCGTTCGCGGCAATCTGTTCAACGCTCAAACCACCTTTTTCAGCTCTTAAATCAATATCCCCCCCTGCAGCAAAGAGGCCGACATTGATGTTTGCGCCCTTTGCGTCACTTAAAATATCAACGTCACTCAAAACAGCTTCTGCAGAGATACCACCCAATCCATGCTTACCAAACGATACTAGCGCCACCGAACCTTCTCGGCTCTCAACAGTCTGTAAGTTTATTGCTTTATTGGTACTAAGTTTGATATTTCCCTCGGCCACAGTCCGATTAATGTTAATCCCGCGTCCAAGTGACCTAATAGAAATGGTATCACCAGAATACAGATTAACGCCCAGGTCTTTTTTAACCCGCTCTGCGTTGACCTCCTGCTTTGCCCAGATGTTGACCGCACCACCTGCAACAATCGTATCAAAAAGGACCGATCCCTTATTTGACTTAAGAACTACAGAACCTTGGGATGATGCCCTGCTTGATAAGGTAATGTGCGATCTGGCAGTGACACCTATATCGCCCTGCGCATTAATAGAATGTATCTTTACGCTGGATGATTTACTTTCTGCAGAAACATCAGCGTTCGAGTGAACAGGTTTGTTCAAAGTGATAGCGCCGTCAGCGGATAGAGCTAAACCTCCAACACCTGCCCCGATCACACCCCTAGTGTTTACCCCCAAACCCTTTTCTGTTGAAACAAGGCTAATCTGATCCGCATGCATCGCTTTATTCAACTGGATCGCGTAATCCGGCCTTCCTGAGGCCGCGCCTAAAGGCGTGTGTGTAATCGCGTCACCCTCAGCCGAAAAGCTGGTTATGTTACGACCAGCAAGAACGCGTAAAGTTTTACCGTAAACTGTCCAGTTTGAAGAGACGGAACGCGCAATTATGTCAAGAACTTCAACATTCCTGAAGTCATGTTTATATGTTTTAGAAAAATCAATCGATCCACCGGTAACTTTGAACCCATCAAGTTGGCCACCTGTGATAATTGCTTTACCAGTCGTCAACGTAGCGTGAGGCGTGTTAGAAAAACCGCATCTTTTACAAAGAATTCCATTAGGGTTTGCAACGACTACAGAAGCCTGTTGCCCGGCCACTTCTAAAATCCCATCCAGAGTAGATGAATTGCTGGATGTAACTTCGTTCAGAATGACACTCGCGATCCCATCATTTACAAGGTTCGGGTTGCCAGAAATCGTCCCGGCGACCCCTGTAATTGTAGCACCGGCTAAAGGAGCCGCGTTGTTTAGAACAGCACCTTCACGAGAAACTGAGAATTCAATAAACTTGTTATGAGACAACCCCTGACTGTTAGCAGCGGCGATGTTCACAATCACTGCACCATTCGACGATTCACCAAGAAAGGTCGAACCTTCCGCGACACTGATTCCCCCCCCGATGCGGCATTTGCTATGGTCGCAAAAGGTGGAAGAAAACCAATTACTAAACTTGATAAAATCGCAACAACTTTTTTTCTGAATTTTCTGCCAACACCTTTGTTTACTTGAATATGTCTTTTCACATTTTGAATTTTTTGGATATCAAACATGTCATCTCTTCCGGGTTGCTAAATCGTTTCAATCTACTGAAAAAACATATACTTTAGTACTAGTTCACAAATTCGTTACCGGTTTTGTTATATCACTATTAGTCTTTTTTCAACTTTTTATTTAAAAAACTTACTTTAGGTATTTTACATATTCTTTAGTATGTATTACTGAATTGTAATATTAGAAACATTCCTGTTATAGACCAAACAAAATTGTGCTATTTCGATACTAAAAATTAGCACTAGCCCTTCTAAAAGTTATCTCCGACCCAAACATTTGTTAGCTTGAGTTCTATACTTTTTTAAACCAGCACAAATTCTGTTAGGTATTCTCTAATTACATTGGCATCTGCCCTTTCAGAAGTGTCCAATGACCAGTGATCAACGCAAAATTCGTCGTAAGCTACGGGTTCTAAAGCCTACGGAAACGAACGGTTCTGTCGCCAAGAGGTGTAGATATTTCTGCATAAGTCGCGCCAGTTGTCTGTCTCATATCCACTCCTTGGTGGTTATGATGAGCCAGAAACCTTCTCTTAGCAATTCACGCTATTTGGACCCATAAGTGTCGATCTTTATTCATAAACATCTCCTTCTTCCCAATATTGGGAGCTTAAGGGAAATGTCCCACGAGTAACGGCATATCTACACGCGTTGAGCATCAGACATAAAGTTGTTTCCGCCACCACTACAGTCATTCAACAACAGTGGAATATACTTTTGACTATTTGCGCAGCGATATAAATCGCGTTTAAGGGTCTCTATCCTTTTTTTCCCGCTGAACATGGCGCATCAACGCATTGGCCTGTTGTTTCGACAGGCCAAACTCTTTGCGCAATTCTTCGAGCGAGCGCGTTTCGATCGCATCCACAACCCCGTCTTCCATCGCTTCGCGGATTTGATCTTCAAAAATCAGCTTCCGGCGGGCGATTTGATTGCTAAACGCGTTGGCAATAATACCAGTGAGCAAGGCCACAACCGACACGCCCATCAAAGCGGTAATCACCGATATTACCTTGCCGATCCACGTCACCGGGCTGACATCGCCGTAGCCCACGGTGGTCAATGTGATCAGCGACCAATACATCGCATCGGGTATCGAGGCAAACTCAACCGGCTGTGCGCGGTGCTCGGCAAAATAAATCAGGGAAGAGGTCAGCACAAAGGCAATAATCAGCAAGTAAAACGCAGCAATGAAGGATTTACGCTCTTCATAAATGGCGCTGAATAAATCTTCGATCGCAGTGTTATAATGCGACAGTTTAAAGATGCGCAGCAAGCGCAGGGTACGCAGAACCCTAAGATCAAGTCCCGGAAACAGCGCCTGAAGATAAAACGGCAGGATTGAGACCAGGTCAATCAGCCCGCTGAAGCTAAAAATATAACCCAACCGCGCACTGCCAAAAATTCGCCCGTGGCTGTCTTGTTTTGCGGCACTGGCCCAGACCCGCATCAGGTATTCCACCGAGAAAATAACCACACTAAATGATTCGACAATATAAAACTGGCGCGCGTAATTGACCGAAAAATCACTAACCGACTCAAGCGTAACAGCCAAAATATTCAAAACCACCAAGGCAGCTATAAAATAATCACAAAACTTGCTTGCCCAGTCACCCGAGCGCCCTGGTTCTAGGACCTCAAGCACCCGATTTTGAAATTGCGCATAGCCCATATTTTGAACCTTTTAACCGATAAAACTATTCCAACAGCACACAAAGATCGCTTCAAGCAAATTGGTCACAATTGGTTCACAAAAGATGTGAGCCCTCAATCCTTATTCATCACCAATCGGCCGTGACGATAACGTCAGTTTCCCAAACGCTTGCTGCTTATCTTCCGCTCTATATGACTAAAAATATCCCGCTGGGTCAATATAATCACTTTCGTTCTACGGCACGATGGGCATGCAACACGCTGATTTAACACTTTTTCCTATCTTCTTTTGAGATTGAAAAGGCATCCGGTTGAACAAGATGAAAGAAAATCAAGTCATCAAATTGGCCTTAAAACTCGGTATGCAAAATTTCTACGGCCAAGTGGATAATTCCATTTTACAAGTATCAAAAAAATTAAAGTGACTTTTGTTTCAGCTTAAAACAGCGTCAAATCTGCCTAATTTCTCATCACAAGGCTGAAAAATTTATGCTGGGCGCTCTGCATCACTGGTGTTTCATGACTCCCGAACGTAGCAGGGTAGCAAGTGTTGTTTCCTCCTAGAGATACACTGTTACTGCCGGGTCAATTGACCCGGCTTTTTTTTGACAATCCTGGACTGTCCTGATTGCACAAATAAACTTGATATCACTATTGCGCTTGAACGTGTCCCTAAATCTCTGTAGGCACGCTTAGAATGTGACGAATGAGGCCATACATGGCACTTGAGCTGTGCTCTTTATATAGCCCGACTTGGTTGGCAGATTTTCGCGTAAAAACATCAACTTCATTCCCGACCGCCACAGGCAGTTTACCAACTTTCCAAAGCACTGACGCCGCAGTTGGAAACACCAAGCTTAGCGTTCTGAGAGCCTATTTATGATGATGCAGCGCACCGGTTTTGTATTGCTGATTTTATGCCTAATGGCACCCCTGTTTGGTCCTTTTTCCGAGCTTTTTTCAGCAATCATTATTGCGATATTAATTGCCGTGGGGATAAAAGCAGGACATCATCGGCGCCCTTGGGACCCACTAAAGACACTCGGGGTAATTTTCATCGGATATTTTACCCTGCTTTTCGCCGCGGGCCTTATTAGTGACGCCAGTTTATGGCAAACTTTGGATGGCTTATCTCCAGCTTCGCCAGTTTTGATTTTGGGGTTGGCCGCTATATTTTCAGATCCAAAGTCGCTGCAGGTTGAGAGCCAAAAGATTGGCGATATCGCGGCCTTCTCAGTTATTGCCATGTATCTAGGGGCATTGATGCTTTGGCATTTTCAGATCGATTTTCAGGTGCTCGGAAAAAGTGTACTCCATCACGCATCTGTGAACGGTCGCTTGCGACTATTTGCCGGAAATCCTCTGCCGTTTGGGGCAATTATGATTACGCTTTGCGGGTTAAGTTTTCTTGGGTGGTGGCAAAAATCATCCTTTGGTAAAGTGGTTTCTTTAGCTGCATTTCTAATTGGGGTTACAATTGTAGCATTTTGGAGCGAAGCACGCGGGCCGTTGCTAACCTTAGGGCTGTTGCTTGCACCCATCGGCCTAGGGGCCTGGTTTTACATCCGCTCCAAGAAAATTTTTCGTCCAGCAAACTTGGTTTTTGCCGCTGTAATTGTGGGGGGCGGTATTTTGCTTTGGCCGATGGCGGCAAGCGCGTTAGAGCGCTTGATCAACGGATTGACCACGCTGCAAGAGGGACAAAATTATGATAACTCAACATATTTGCGCCTAGTTATGTATGGGGCGGCTTGGGAAGCCTTTTCCGGCAATTGGCTTTTTGGATTCGGCCCACATGCTCGGTTCACGGCCATAACAGCCCATTTTCCCACTGGTATCAACATAGACTATAGCCATGCACATAATGTCTTTCTCAACCATGCGGTGGCTGCCGGCATATTTGGCCTTTGTGCTGTTTCCAGCGTTTTGCTTACCCCAGTGGTTTTGGCGTGGAAATATGCAAAACAGCGCTTTGGATCAGAGCTTTATTTCGCCAGCATCCTGACGCTTTCCATGGTTGGCTGCGGGATGAGCAATGTGCTGCTCTTTCACGATTTGACGGCATATTTCTTTGCCACTCTGTCTGTTATCGCGGCAGCGGGGCTGTCGCATGACAGCAGCGAGCAGGGCCGCTCATAACAAAGAGCTACCTCAGGGTCCTCCAGCGCTCAAATGCTGACATTGACGACCATTCTTGGTTGATGACATCCGGGTCATAATGCGTCTCAATCCAACGCTCGAAACTCATACCTTTTTCATCATATTCACGCTCATATTTATGCAGCAAATAATCAAGAACCCCAGTTTTGGTGAGCTTTAAGTGCAAGAACCGAAAGGAAAGCATACGCTTGGCGGCAGCTATGCTTTCACCGGCTTGGGTCAGCATATACATTACGCTGGCCAGCCCAGCGCGATCTGAGCCAGATTTACAGTGCATTAAAAATGGTTTATCCAGTTGTTGAAAGAGCCTGATAAGCTCTTGCAGATGTTGTTTTTCAGGCGCGCGCCGTGCCTGCAAAGATATGTTGTGAAGCCTCAAGTCCAATACTTGACAGCGCTCTTTTTCAATCAGGTAATGGGCCGCCTCGCTTTTACCGCGTAAATTTACGACATCGTTTATACCTTGCGCTTTAAGTTTTTCTAACCGCTCGAATGTCGGCTGGTTCGACCGAAAAACACCCGGTGCGATTTGATCCAAGTTGGTCCATTTTTTGCGCAGCACCTCATGATCAAACCAAAGCATGTATATCGCGGCCTTGCGGCGGTTTTCGGGGGTATCCGGCGCAACATTATAGGTGGCCCTAAGGCGTTTTTCAGCCATCACCAACCTATTAAGAATTTTGACCATAAACGCTTTATCCGACTGTTTTTAGTTGCTCTGTTTGATTAGCTTTATCGGGGTGAAAGCACAATTGGTTTTATAGGGTTCACACAGCCACATAAAGTTATTGGCTTTTCCTCGGCGCTTTCCAGCGTCTATGGCTCCAAAGCCATTGATCCATATTCGCGCGCACTCTTGCCTCTAGGCTGTCGTTTAAAGCCTGGGTCATTGTCTCGGCGCTGCCCCGCGTTATCGGGGCCTCTAATACAATCCGAAATGGCGCTCCTGTTGACTGGCGGATTGCATAAAACGGCACCAGTTCTGCATCATTTTTAAGGGCCATCTGTGCGGCTGACAAAGCGGTATAGGCGGTCTGTCCGAAAAACTGCAAAGCCGCACCATCATCCATATGCTGATCAATCAGCATCGCCAAAGGGCGGCCGTTTTTAATATGCCGAACCATATCACCAAGACCGGGGCGGCCGCGTTCAAACATTGGTGTTCCGGTTGTGGTGATATTGTCGAAATAATAGCGGTGAAAGGCTTTGTTATTGAGCCGCCGATACAAAGCGCCCAGATGGAAACCCTGCGCAATCAAAGCAGCCCGCGCGACATCATAATTGCCAAAATGACCAGACACACAAATCACGCTGCGCCCCTCTTTTGCCGCTTGTTCAAGGGTCGCAAGCCCCGGGCCTTCGATTTTGGTTTTCTTGGCCAAGGCAACAACATCTTTGGGGGAAAACAACTCGATAATCGTTTTGCCAATATTGCGGCTGGTGGACTTTATCAATTTTTCTCGTTCGGCCGCGCCGATCTCTGGGCATGCAAGCTGTAAATTGCTGCGGATGC
The nucleotide sequence above comes from Rhodobacteraceae bacterium Araon29. Encoded proteins:
- a CDS encoding filamentous hemagglutinin N-terminal domain-containing protein; the encoded protein is MNIAAANSQGLSHNKFIEFSVSREGAVLNNAAPLAGATITGVAGTISGNPNLVNDGIASVILNEVTSSNSSTLDGILEVAGQQASVVVANPNGILCKRCGFSNTPHATLTTGKAIITGGQLDGFKVTGGSIDFSKTYKHDFRNVEVLDIIARSVSSNWTVYGKTLRVLAGRNITSFSAEGDAITHTPLGAASGRPDYAIQLNKAMHADQISLVSTEKGLGVNTRGVIGAGVGGLALSADGAITLNKPVHSNADVSAESKSSSVKIHSINAQGDIGVTARSHITLSSRASSQGSVVLKSNKGSVLFDTIVAGGAVNIWAKQEVNAERVKKDLGVNLYSGDTISIRSLGRGININRTVAEGNIKLSTNKAINLQTVESREGSVALVSFGKHGLGGISAEAVLSDVDILSDAKGANINVGLFAAGGDIDLRAEKGGLSVEQIAANGTVDAIVKTSFGAVAVAANDDISIEATNIAALKIVSGGSLDLTGDDSIIVNTIKANEELLIDAGTLVASTLQTWAGNTTVNVTDGLTSDEIFSGKGTSINAGNSSVSVLNLISQESANIIAERVMLNEASVGLDLIEYSETGSIVLVEGSDLEISTRDNGTAFLEDQVVLGNVLTSGSTMIAANGEVSYDSAWAGRDIAIFTGGNVQYGSTNTIGHFRIKSDGDLDFSNDKLLEQTNDDLSVVEVGGVIDLEALNIDLGNSNYTFSGFYASAAEEINIKKTTISTFMNEGFENGNIVLSANKLLMNQSTTLDAAGTIVLESVSLLEGGGTLKSDGDVLIFSDNGFINAKKGGGTIDAVGSVIVAKRGEDDSIEATTVFASQHCCSAAGNITSELGNIVVVADRLGDTRSTDFTANNGNIYFNVGEIVNKNAWQGAFKAPEGLVSLAIGKGSLKIMRGVTGSDIQLLAPDSIVTKDNGFGDVIAENNILIAGSVDQEGNLEYTQNLNINGDIIGQLGGVAISAVNIETPYLIKGGIDGIGLNAETISLIGDIEIETGDLRLTGEKSVKFHNQVEIDGRIVVQSAAISQLEDADLIADGSIVMHGGLIDDEVLLRGATISSENAKVHSKNGDVILTSDDINILDVRSSRGNVVIDSDTLSVRNIYSMASFHNLLMGGGTTFVKASDSMLLSGRILSHEAIQIVTNDFQTSEIAPHFNQIKAVDNVVIAGGFDEDGNMIRAGSVLNHRYITSLEGSASIIGDNVDSHYLKAEQGTVHVDSTIGDLAAVIADSVYLTADDTLTVSGDITAHSGIVVLSDILNASGDAWKTGIDGILIAGGMDDTGAVSDASQINNSADLTSTSGNIFAIGDVLVNTGSVTTSEGSIQFSMTDEITNSAEINATNGFVMMSAGKQITNSGDITTGDQLVLLSDKLDLAENDLTVAKDVFIGGSLDDETRLTGASYFKSSAQISSSAGELVVVADEIFNHGSLSNTSGGIAIKADTINNMGELNAGGSLHIDASTGVTLTQDITSGDQLTLLGGVIETGNFAVTAENHIVLSGGADSENNLINARAVRSSGAILAKNGNVVIGGNTVDNRGSYTALNGSVLIDSVIARNLGKLDAQGGDVYVTASRWVNLTGDVTANEFVTILSPVIKASRSPILTSSVTAGSGILFAASVEQSPDEDGDSVPIQADSINIRTDLFTTNGDIVFFGNVIENSSNAKSKTGNIRVFADGNVQLGELSAEDGYIDIRGAEIAQLDGAIIAGITASVFGDDIRLTGDVTADGMIAFGADVNDDNTIARASNIEINSSAISSNLDDVIIFADNIEATNSQIMSGGDILIAGTDLSGGMSYDAVDGNVNLMLENSLTLLEGSNVTAGGVALLLADEIIVNSNVSAVDDIVLAAEINDEEKPVAGTAVSIGSNGILTTSTGNAIVVTDSFDSLGEVNSTEGAIAVEAGSISNLGSLLSLKHLVVRVSGDSAINVNREVRGGEGTALFAETINISESGLVRGAGGKIYLGRGIDDEDQLLRSNSITNSGLIDGENGDVRISADIIESGTGEIISGTADTIITGGTITTGTITGGKIALIADSSVSVKGWIDASDRLFIKTTDVEGGEIKIGRNDEGEDNNKVQISAAAISLFTAGSITVSHSSLDAEGSADLGILGDLFIQAGGDIHVSSYYTSVYEEKYWDTTDPNEYPYDFDAIGGSEVKTTHTNLISVLTATNDIGIVSSGEESEFNLVSSKIIAGGGVIINAGSVNLNANRDGIDLTREEWRWDGGCDNLPLNACQYKKVWEREHNIAPLAGVSITAHDQDYASRIELDAAAINEITEAETDQGIINFRDAAGTGNIVISAKGDIYGLAPVITTTEFISLNSENGDISIEAATYTISSSSETFTPNPTLFFGDPLVDIDASAITTAITGEISGDQGVQILAPEGQIQVTGANILSEQGNILIAGEHIDFDSITSSSELISSSNTTDFLYSSSTYSFYYQESEVPTVVIAGGQLVISGETGVILDTVILESGGNMLLTAGYDFDGELVMEDASILFHASINVTHTENSTSETGLSVGSEGSWFSLFGHEKNTVEKWMENVSATQAIAGGNILIKASGDIYSEAAQFTAGQHIFFEGDDVTLTTVISESWVNMSNSSWSLGVGIGLPDFPKESTFKITAGLTVDNDSSSLVNLTHAGTIVTAGTSENPGNVVIIDGGDTTIEGSVITATGDIKIDAEGNVTIAAVHNQMTLTTHEDYTFVGFTVGLNSPALDAISAAYKKFMAIQTAVQNAGVALEDSDDLLSAIHGAASIAEVFNATLAFQDSVEKLQKELEKYAAFVKHDEDGLKELILLKIKASFGVEHNNTTTTTETTTSQGSNLIAGDNIYIETGIDFNFIGSGMLAGEDITITSEGDIIIKPGTESTNTDTTSSSFAFNIGLEASINGLLQGSIGSFFANANFKVDNSTSSSTTTVASTIHAGHDVSINAGGSLTGIGSIIQGENIYLTAGEDISFIAAENQTFANSIGFGAGIGVSAPLDGWNPTGFGFSLDMKFSHSYATTTTYVNSSVTATEDLIANSGGDTNIIGAVLGGNNIALTVGGDLTIQSLQETVASNMFGFHLGLGLGTDADFMPTSVSFDFGIKGEVASVAWVEDQSGIIGTESVNIVVQGDTNLIGGLIQSESNQLTLETGSFTFSNIYGSNTSFGAFFDTGKFETQFGSSTSLASQLGSHFSVLGGSWDAGFEFYDIRQTTHATISGASSITVNGEEIDLPHALNTNIMVAQEITSNISINAMKIISDIRELNNARVNLIELLTEDDDD